Proteins found in one Mangifera indica cultivar Alphonso chromosome 15, CATAS_Mindica_2.1, whole genome shotgun sequence genomic segment:
- the LOC123198406 gene encoding proteasome subunit alpha type-3, with the protein MSSIGTGYDLSVTTFSPDGRVFQIEYAAKAVDNSGTVIGIKCKDGIVMGVEKLIASKMMLPGSNRRIHSVHRHSGMAVAGLAADGRQIVARAKSEATNYESVYGEPIPVKELAQRVASYVHLCTLYWWLRPFGCGVILGGYDRDGPQLYMVEPSGVSYRYFGAAIGKGRQAAKTEIEKLKLSELTCREGVIEVAKIIYGVHDEAKDKAFELEMSWVCDESNRQHQKVPDELLEEAKAAARAALEEMDAD; encoded by the exons ATGAGCAGCATAGGAACAGGCTACGATCTGTCCGTCACTACATTTTCTCCCGATGGTCGCGTTTTCCAGATCGAGTACGCCGCCAAAGCTGTCGATAACAGCGG GACTGTCATCGGAATTAAATGCAAAGATGGGATTGTTATg GGAGTGGAGAAGTTAATTGCATCGAAGATGATGTTACCTGGTTCTAATCGAAGAATCCACTCTGTTCATCGTCATTCCGGCATG GCTGTTGCAGGATTAGCAGCTGATGGGAGACAAATTGTTGCACGGGCAAAGTCTGAAGCCACAAACTATGAAAG TGTGTATGGTGAGCCAATTCCTGTGAAAGAACTTGCTCAACGAGTTGCTAGTTATGTGCATCTATGTACTCTATATTGGTGGCTCAG ACCTTTTGGATGTGGGGTAATTCTTGGAGGTTATGACCGAGATGGGCCACAATTGTACATGGTTGAGCCATCTGGTGTTTCCTAT AGGTATTTTGGTGCTGCAATTGGTAAAGGCAGGCAGGCAGCCAAGAC AGAGATTGAGAAGTTGAAACTTTCTGAGTTGACCTGCCGCGAAGGCGTTATTGAAGTAGCTAAGAT TATTTATGGAGTGCATGATGAGGCAAAGGACAAGGCTTTTGAATTGGAAATGAGCTGGGTCTGTGACGAGTCAAACCGCCAGCATCAAAAG GTTCCGGATGAACTTCTGGAGGAAGCTAAGGCAGCAGCTAGAGCAGCATTGGAGGAGATGGATGCGGATTAG